ACTAGACAGAACAGAAAGTAGCCATTGCTTTGCTGTGTGGAAAATTCCCCGGCATTACTTCACTATGGATTGGATAAAGAATCAATAAGGACAACAACCACGGTAAAACTCTTGCGTCAATGTTTGCAGTTTGGACCATCAGTTAAAATAAATGCACTAGCAAGTTAGCCTCTACATCAACCAGCCACCCAGACGTGCATTTACTGACATGTACTTGGAGCTGCAGTGGCTTCAGATACTCAATGGCCTCGTCAAGCATGGATGCCTTGCTGGTTTTGTGGTGCCGACCTTGTTGGAATTGGGTATCAGGCTCTGCAATGCCTTCATCTTCTCGTTGATCCTGCTCCTCCGCCGCTGCACCCCAATCAAGCAAGCAAGCAATGAGCAGCCGAGAAAATAGGGCGAGAAGAGAACAGTAGAAAAGCGGGGCGAAACTCAGGGAAAAGTGGTTAACGATGGGGAAGCGGGACACCGCCTTCTCGGAGAGGTTGTGCAACTCGGCCGCACGGGTGCGCTTGCTGCCGGATTCGGCGGTGGCGCGGGCGGGCGGACGTTTCGTATCTATTTCTTTGGCGTTCACTACTGCATTTCCTTAGCCTCTACTGCAACTAGCTCACTCTAGGAGAGCTGATATGCCACGCCGCCACCACTGCTCCCATACTCTGCCGCCGCCGGCCAACTCCATGCGTTCTATGGATTGTAAAACTCCAGTATAAAGCACCAATCCATTGGGGGGAACTCGATTGTACAGCTTCAACCTTTGCTGAGTAGAGGAACAGAAGTAGGAATACATCAGAGAAATGTAACTTTCATTCTTGCAGTTGTGACAAATAAATAACTCAAACAAATGTTGAACAGGTTAATGGACATACAATGGTAGATAGGAATTGGAATCTTCGTTGATAGGACATAGAATGGATGCCTACTCAACCAGTTAAAACAGTGTAGCAGAGTTGATGATCCTATTATCCTACAGACCCGGCACTCAAGTGCATAACTAACAGTAGTAACCATCAACAGTACAGACATATGTAATAACATTACTACTCAAAGAAGATGCTAGGGGTTCGTTAAGAATGCTAAATATCTCTAAGTTACCAAAGCTAGTGAGAATCATCTCAAATTCATAAACCCACTTCATTTATCTTGTTCCGACTTATGAATGGCGACTGAATTTGTTTTAGACAGTAAGTAAGGTAACGGTGCAGCAGAGTGGCAGGATTCAGATACTATTGCAGAAAGAATGGTGGTGGTAATGCAGGAACAAAAGGCGGCACATCTCTAGGAGGAAGCTTAGAGGCACAAAAGTCAATAGGCCAATTCAGTCGAGGAATCTGGGCTCTAGGGGTGACTACGTTCAGTTCAGGAAACTTCATCATCCAAGACGACATGTACGCGCACAACTCCCAGCCCGCCGCCTCGCCTAAGGTATCTGCCGGATTTCCAACCGGACAAGGAGGAGAAGCCAAGAGCGCGGAGAGAATCGACACCCTGGCGGAACAGAGTAAGTCGAGAAGAGAGCGCCCACCTCCATTCCCGGCGACGGCGTCAATGCGCCACCCTGAGGCGGCGGCCGCCGATCTCCCAACGCATCTGGCAAAGGAAAAGGCGACGACGACGAGGGCGGACTCGCCGCGGGCCGGCGCACGGAGGGGCCGCCGGCAACGAACGGGCAGCTCATGCAGGAGAGCGCCATGGGCCCTCCCTCGCTCGCTCGGTGGCCGTCTCTGTCCCTGCCATAACCACTAACTAGCAGCAGCATCAATCCATCAGACCGGTGACCAAATACGAAATAGAACTGGGATCGACCTATGGATCACCTGCAGCAAGGGATCGACGACCCTGGCGTTAAGCCATGCGAGGACCACTGCCATTTCTTCCCCTCTCCGTGCGGATCGGGTCTGGGTTGGTAGGCGAACCGAAGGATGGCAACGGAGCCGAGCTTGGTGGCGGGGAGGGAGGAGACAGATCTGAGAAGGGCGCTGATGGGCACACGGGCGAACCAGGGGGTGGACGGCAGAGGAGAGAAGGGGCAAGGGGTGGCCGGCGGTGGAGGGGATCTCAATCTACATTGGGGTGTGGGTGGTGTGGGAGTGGAGTGGGACGGTTGTTGGTGGGGTGGGTGGTGCGGGTGGAGTGACAAGATTAGTATTACTAGCGTGGGGTGTTTCATCAGCGCTATAGCTATTCACTTAATAGTAGCGCAGGTTTACAACCCACGCAACTAGTATGGCATGTCTGTGAGATATGGTTGGAGATATTTAGTAGTACTGTGTTATTGGACCACGCGCTACTAGTAAATATTACTAGTAGTGTGGGTCAATATAGCGCGCTACTaataattagcagtagcgtgaGTTCATATAGCACGCTACTAGTCAGCGACTAcctataagcttttccctagtagtatTGGTGGATCTGTGTGGATTCGGTCGGCTTTTGTGGTTTTCATGGCCTTTGGAGTTTCAACATGCCCTTGTCAGCATTTTCTTTCTCCGGGGTGGTGGTTTGCTTCACAGATCGTGACCGTCGGCGTCTTCGAGGCGAAGGCCCAAGCAGGCATCAAACTATGCTTACGACGCGCTGTCGGTATATACGGGAAGAAGAAGACTTCGACACCCCTAAAATTTTGAATGTTTTTCTTTGAAGGGTGTATTGGTAAGGACCCGTTAAATATAATACTCCTATATGGCTTTAGGGCTTTTAGAAAGAAAAAAACGTTGTTAAAATCGACGAGCATTGCAAATAGTTTTAGGTGGTCGGTTTTGTTCGATAGTAGCGCTGAGTCATGACTCATGAAGCACATGGTCTAGGCTTCGAATCACTGAAATTAGGGTTGTGGTAAAAGCTACATCACTAGATCCAACTTCTGTGGGTTTGTCTTGGTGACTCAACGAAGTTCTTTTTAATCATGAATAGCAGGGTGGTGTACCTCGTGCTCATAGATATATGCAAAACTTCCGTGATGCCCTAGACTATTGTAATTTGCATGACCTCGGTTTAGAGGGGGATGTTTTCATTTGGAGAAATAAAAATTACCGTGTTGATGGGTACATCCGTGTGAGCGCCTCGCCCGTGTGATTGCTACACCTGAGTGGTGCCATCGTTTTCCAGCATATAAAATTGTCAATAGCGACCTGCATAAATCTGATCATCGCCCTATCATGTTGTTGATGGATGGGAGCCCGAGAGTTCAGAGGGCTACATGCGGCCAACGTCTAATACGTTTTGAGGCTAGGTGGCTTCTAGAGGAAGGGTGTGACAATGTAGTAAAAAATGCTTGGGAGGGGCCCAAGGACCGGCGGTCAGAGACAAACTGGAATCGGTGGTGCAAGCGTTGGATATATGGAGTCGGGAGGTTTTGGCTGACTTGTAGAAGAGGAAAAAAAAAAGAAAGCTAGAGGAGGTCCGAAGGTTTCCCTTGTCAGATGGTCAGGTGAGGAAGGAACAAACTCTATACTTTCGGCTGGACAAACTTGAAGAAGAAGAGGATTTGGTGTGGACGCAACGGGCTCACATAATCTGGTTGGTCATCAAGAACATATGcgttagaggcaataataaagttattatttatacttctttatatcatgataaatgtttattattcatgctagaattgtattaaccggaaacttactacatgtgtgaatacatagacaaacaaagtgtccctagtatgcctctacttgactagctcgttaatcaaaaatgattaagtttcctaaccatagacatgtgttgtcatttgatgaacggggtcacatcattagagaatgatgtgatggacaagacccatccgttagcttagcattatgatcgtttagttttattgctattgctttcttcatgacttatacatattcctctgactatgagattatgcaactcccgaataccggaggagcaccttgtgtgctatcaaagtcacaacataactgggtgattataaagatgctctacaggtgtgtctccgaaggtgtttcttgggttggcatagatcgagattaggatttgtcactccgagtatcggagaggtgtctttgggccctctcggtaatgcacatcactataagccttgcaagcaatgtgactaatgagttagttgtgggatgatgcattacggaacgagtaaagagacttgccgataacgagattgaactaggtatgatgataacgacgatcgaatctcgggcaggtaacataccgatgacaaaggaaataacgtatgttgttcatgcggtttgaccgataaagatcttcgtagaatatgtaggaaccaatatgaacattcaggttccactgttggttattgaccagagatgtatctcggtcaagtctacatacttctcgaacccgtagggcacgcacgcttaacgttcaataacgatttgtattatgagatatgtgttttggtgaccgaagtttgtcggagtcccggatgatatcacggacatgatgaggagtctcggaatggtcgagaggtaaagattcatatattagaaggtagtattcggacatcgaaatggttccaagtgattcgggtatttttccaGAGTACcaaggggttaccggaacccccccggaaagtgttgggcctacatgggcctaaGGGAGAGACAGGGAAGCCCGCGGGGGGGTGGCGCACGCCCCCCTCATatggagtccgaataggacaaggagtagggggcgcggccccctttccctttccctttccctctccttccttttcccgctggtggagaaaggaaaaggggggaggcgaatcctactaggactaggagtcctagtaggtctccccccttggcgcgcccctcctggccgccggcctcctcctcccctcctttatatacgggggcggggggcaccccaaaggcacaacagtTGATCTCTTtatccgtgtgcggtgcccccctccacagtttactccttcactcatagtgtcgtagtgcttaggcaaagccctgcgcggatcacatcaccatcaccgtcaccacgccatcgtgctgacgaaactctccctcgaccctttgctggtggatcaagagttcgagggcaTCGAGCTGAATGtttgctgaacacggaggtgccatacgttcggtacttggatcggttggatcgtgaagacgttcgactacatcaaccgcgttaacctaactcttccgcttacggtctacgagggtacgtggacacactctccccgtctcgttgctatgcatctcctagatagatcttgcgtgatcgtaagaatttttttaaaattgcatgctacgttcccccaACAGGTCAATGGTGATCGTAATACACGTATTTTCAGGCTTTTGCATcagaaagaaagaagaagaataCCACTAAAAAATTGAGAAGGGAGGATGGGGTGGTTGTGGAAGATGTAGAAGGGATGAAGTCGCTTATAACTAATTACTTCTCCTCCTTTTTACTCCCGTTGCAGGTGCGGGCGCTAATGATATTCTGTCACATATTGCACCAAAAGTGAGCGCACAGATGAATGAGTTCCTTTCTGCTGTATTCACTAAGGAACAAGTGAGGAGAGATCTTGATGGGATCGGCGACCTGAAGGCATCGGGTATGGATGGTTTACCGGCAATCTTCTATAAGCATTATTGGCAGTTAATTGGTGATGATGTGGTAAGTGAGGTGTTGCATGTGTTGCGCAGTGGCAGTATTCCGAAGGGATGGAACGATACACTCGTGGTGCTTATCCCAAAGGTTCAGAACCCTGAAACTTTGAAAGATCTTTGCCCTATTAGCCTTTGCAAAATTGTGTACAAACCTATGTCCAAGGTCATTGCCAATAGACTCAAGTGCATACTATGGGGGATTATATCGCCAAATCAGAGTGCCTTTGTGTTGGGTAGACTTATCTCAGAAAACACAATCATGGCCTACGAGATGACTCATTTTTTGAAGAGGAAGAGGACAAGAAGGAAATCATATGCCGCGCTGGAGCTGGACATGAGTAAAGCCTATGGCCGCGTGGAGTGGGGTTTTCTGGAAAAGGTCATGCTACAACTCGGGTTTGCTCAAGGGTTTGTGGAGCTGATCAGCAAATGCATTTGCACAGTGTGGTACAGGTTTAAAGTGAATGGCACATGTACCGACCAAGTGATTCCGGGTCGTGGCCTTCGGCAGGGGGATCCAATATCGCCGTACATGTTCCTATTTTGTGCCGAGGGACTCTCTGCTTTGCTCCAGCATGCTGAGACCACGAGACAAATCAAGGGTATTGAGGTGGCTCCGGGCACCCCATCGGTGAGCCATCTGTTGTTTGCCGATGATTCCTTCTTGTTGTTTGAGGCTACACCTGAGAGTATACAGATAATAAATCAGGTTTTGCATGTCTATGAGTTGGGTTCGGGACAGATGATCAACAGGGATAAATCTGCAGTCATGTTCAGCAAGAACACTTCGAATCGTGT
This region of Triticum urartu cultivar G1812 unplaced genomic scaffold, Tu2.1 TuUngrouped_contig_9220, whole genome shotgun sequence genomic DNA includes:
- the LOC125532145 gene encoding uncharacterized protein LOC125532145 isoform X2, coding for MAVVLAWLNARVVDPLLQGQRRPPSERGRAHGALLHELPVRCRRPLRAPARGESALVVVAFSFARCVGRSAAAASGWRIDAVAGNGAAEEQDQREDEGIAEPDTQFQQGRHHKTSKASMLDEAIEYLKPLQLQVHVSKCTSGWLVDVEANLLVHLF
- the LOC125532145 gene encoding uncharacterized protein LOC125532145 isoform X1, producing the protein MAVVLAWLNARVVDPLLQWLWQGQRRPPSERGRAHGALLHELPVRCRRPLRAPARGESALVVVAFSFARCVGRSAAAASGWRIDAVAGNGAAEEQDQREDEGIAEPDTQFQQGRHHKTSKASMLDEAIEYLKPLQLQVHVSKCTSGWLVDVEANLLVHLF
- the LOC125532145 gene encoding uncharacterized protein LOC125532145 isoform X3, with product MAVVLAWLNARVVDPLLQWLWQGQRRPPSERGRAHGALLHELPVRCRRPLRAPARGESALVVVAFSFARCVGRSAAAASGWRIDAVAGNGAAEEQDQREDEGIAEPDTQFQQGRHHKTSKASMLDEAIEYLKPLQLQVHDNEMLKWQSESMRL